Genomic segment of Harmonia axyridis chromosome 6, icHarAxyr1.1, whole genome shotgun sequence:
AGGAGAATGAAAAAGATCTGAGGATGGACTTGGTTAAGAAGAACATGTATTTAGAAGAGCAAGaaaaagaattgaacatgcTTAGAGAAGACGCAGTCAGAAAAGACGATATGTACCTAAACTTGGctaaagaaactaaaaatctaaggaaagaaaaagaagtactcgaggacaaaatgaaagaattccaGGAAATCGAAGAAATACTCAACGTCAAAAACGGAGCTATCTTAGAACTGGAGAAACAAGTTGCAGtattaaaaaacaaaaactcCGTCGAGGAACAAAACTTAGAACAAAGGTTGAGACAAAATGAAGAACAGTGTGAATCGTTAAAAATCCGCCTGGAGTCTTTCAGTAGAGAGAACGCAAATAAAGACCAGAATATTGCAAAGTTGAAGTCTGACAATGAAAAACTAACTAGGATCGTCAAAATTGAAACCGAAAACGGTGAAAAACTGAGGAAGGATCTACAAAACAGAGATAGTATAATCGAAGAAAacgaaaagaaaatcaaacgtTTGAGGAAAGAAATTGAAGTCCTGAAAAATGAGAAAGCTGATTTAAAAatgcaaattgaaatatctaaacAAGAATTGCTGGCGAAAGAGACGGAATTAAGCGGAAAGATGGAAGAAGGTCTGGTGAAAACTGTTGAAGAGTTGGAGAAGAAAGTGTTAACACTCCAGTTGGAAAACTCCTCTAAGATTGACGACCTGGACAATCTAAATGATAAAGTGAGGAGTTTAAACGAAGAGCTGGGACGTTACCAAGACTTGGTTGCCGAAAAAGATAGGATCATTGCCAGATTCAGGATAGACAGTGAGCAGTTGCAGGCAAACCTGAAAGTGATCCAGAACAAGATGCAAGAAAACGGCAACATAATTGATTTGAGCAAGAAACTTCGCGACGAGCAGATTAAAAACAGCGACCTCATAGAGGAAATCCATATGATGAAAGCACAGATGATGAGCTATGGCATGACCGAGAAAGACAACATGGTTGCCTCACTAGAAGACATAGCGGAGCAGGTCAAGAAAGAACTGGATTATTCGGTAGAAATCGATTCCAACATCATCAATGCTACCGAAGAAATCGAGAGCGTCGAAAGCAATCTAGAATCGAAATACTTGGAGTTGAAAGAGAGATGCAGGGAATACCAGAAGTCCTACAAGATTTTGCAGTACGAACTGGAAAAGAAAAGGTTAGAGTTGGATACTCTCCAACTGGAAGACGGCAATCTGATCGAGCAGCTAAGAATCCAGTTGGAATCTGCTACTGAGAACGAGTTGGAGCTGGAGACCCTTGCCAAATCCTGGAAGAAACAGTGTCAGATGTACGAGACCGAGATCACCAAGCTCAAGAGTCAGATGAGCAACACGAACTCGAAGAGCGAGTCCACGGACTACAAGAACCTGCCGAGCAAGGAAAGCCAGGAGTTGATCAAGCTTAAGAAGGAGGTGGATTCGTTGAACGAGCAGCTAGCGGAGCTGAAGGAAGAAAACAAGGGTTTGAAGAAGAGGAGGAAGGAGTTGGAAAATGACCTGAAGTACAACAAGGAAATGTTAGAGGTGAAGAAGGGGGAGGTCGAGAATTTGGAGAGGAAGATTTCGAATGTCTCGAAGAGAGAAGAGGAACTGAAAGAGAGGCTGCACCAGAAGGTCAAGGAAGTCGAGAACAGCCGTTTTTTGATAGTGAGTGTCTattttatttgttgtttacTAACAAAACCTAGCGGGAAGACTTAACTTAGGTTAGGTTAGCATCGAACTTAACATGAACTAGCATACGCTCTTCTTtctttttggtatatttttttcagatcagCTCCTGGATgcttttattattgaaataaccATATTCCTGagagaatgaataaaaatttaattgaaatattttcaggacGACATGGAAAGAGAGAGAAAAGATATGAAGTTGCAAATGGACAGGCTGAATGCTAATTTGAAGCAGTTGGAGCAGGAAGCAATGAATAGACCAATAGTGCCGTCATCGCCTCACCCTGAAGTGCCTGTTGCTGATCAGCTTATGTCTAAGATTGAGGTATGGAATGTAGAACATAAATTGTGAACAATGTTTTCACGTGTTTTAAACTCTGTTCTAGGAGCTGAATTTTGCAGTTAAGAATGACAAGAGAACAATGGATCTGATATTGAGACTGACCAATGACAACAAAAACTTGAAATGTAAAATATTAGAGTTGGAGAAACATGGAGCTGTCAATGTACCTTCGGAAAATCATATTAATAGGGTAAATATAGAAAGTTTCTTACATGGATCATCATCTTTATTCATAGAAATTTCCTATTTGATTTATAATTATTCTATTCTCATTTTCAGTCTAATTATCTTTTTGCTAAGTGCCTAAGAGTGGAGAGTTACAGGAAAGCCCttatttggcaaaaaaattatatagttTATCTCCTTGGTGCCTACCAAGATACCACTGATCTGGCACCGATGGATAGAGTTCGGAGGGGTCAGAAGAAACTAAGGTTTTCCGGAATTCAGAAATTTAGGTAcctaataaatttatatttattcatttctaatattcattttttcaatatcaatattatAACTTGGGATTTCTTCCAGATCTTACGTTTATGCGATAATATCACTTGTCCGAATGAAATCCATCGTTAGAAGATGGCACAGCGGGACAAGGTTCCCAGAAAACGTGAATTCTCGCTACAAGAATATCTCCAGTGAATTGCCTAAAGCTCAGAAGTCTGGACCTGGAAACTTCAAAGTTGGACAGCCTGTATCTCGCCAGCTATTTTCTCCTCTAGCCAGAAGTTCCGGATATGGTCAGTTCGATGGTAACAGTGTAAATTTCAGTGGCCACATAATTACGAGTTCAGAGTCTAGAGGTAACGAGTCTGGTAATCTTGAGAAGCCGGATGATGACCCTTGGAGTGGAGATTCACCTCCGTGCAGGGACAGCTCGAAGAATAAAGGAAGGTTAGTGGAGTTTAGGTTAAGTTAGGTTAAGATTTCGGAAATTATTCTGAAGTTTTAATTAACTGGTTGTGATGAAATCCTTAGTTTTTCAATGCATTTTCTAACTTTGAACTTCTTGAAGGATATCATCGAACCTAACTCTACTGAGAGCGCCGCATCTGTTGAACCAATACGCGGAAAGATATGGAAAAATCGAGGAAAACCTCGAGGCTCTGCTCAATACCGACCCTTCTAAATGAACCTTTTGAGATttcgttttataatttttgttattctcTAAAATAGAGCGAATTTTAATGTTTGTATCAAACATCTTCGGTTTTTAGATTTAAGACATTTCTATGTTATTATTCtatttattattgtttgtttttgaaTGTTATTGAACGTTACTCTAGTCTAATAactttgtattatttatttactgATCAATGATGTGCCTTGGATGTATATGCATGGTGCAATTTTAGATGATAAGGACGTTGTGTAAATTTATGATGAAGTcgtttatatattttataattttggatAGCACATTAAAATTACTTGGAGAATAAGTCGTTAGTTACTTCCATCCTTAACTTTGCTATTGAATGAATGAACAACAGAGATATTCGAGTatttatttctaaaaaattgGTCTACAATGGCAGGTTCTAACAATTAAAAGAATTACAAAAGTATAAAACTTAACTATACAAAAAAcgagaatataaataaaataatgagcCTTAAACGATGGTAACTAGAGTGAATCCTATGATATGGTAACGATTatcgagaaaataataattattaaaaggAAACAGGCAGTCCCTAAGTGTGGAACTGGTTTGCTACTTGTCTTGTCGTTTCTCAGTTGGGGTTGCATCTGCAAACACAGCAGGACGGAAACAGAAACCAATCCATAAAGATACCCTTGCAGTCGTTGTCTGGATCGTAGGCTAACAGTCGATGCCATTTGTATTTCTGTTCACAGCCACAATCTCCAGAGCATCGGTTTGTACGAACCTTTCtgtaaaaaatcgaaaaaaaaaagaaactttcAGTATAGGAAtatattcgaagaaatttaacTTACGCGCAGGTTTCCTGATGAATGGCTTGTTCAAAATGCTGTGTGTTGACTATGGCCCTTATCTTTCCAGCAGAATTGGATGCCCAGTATGGTGTTATAATTTCCACCTTACTCTGACATGCATCTACcctaaaaaaaacattaataatTGCCAACAAAACAGttctaaattaaaatgaatacaCCTCGAAGTACCATCTTGACCGACTTATTTGTGAATCCATAGAAAATAATTGAGCCAAACACCGACCCTTGAAGTACACCGTTGATTATACTTACTTTCCGGTCTCGGAGCTCTGGTTGTTTCTAAATGTCTGTCTGGGGGCTCTGATCTTTCCTAAGAAGGAGTCGGCCCCCCTGAGGGGCTCAGGGCCAGGGTCGAAATGTAGATCTGGCACTCCTGGTTTGGTGGATCTCTTTCTTTTGTTGCCTGTAGGGCCATTAGGAAATATGCCCATGTCAAACTCTCCATACATTCTCTTCATCAGGGCTTTATTCTCATCTATGAATAGTTCGATTCGATCTCTGCAAGATACCAACGTGATAAGGATAAAACTGATAATGTATTTGAAGATGTTTAGGAGAGCATGTGTGAACTTGAAATTGTGGGTACTTACAGTGGATATGTGTTACCAGCTCTTGGACAAAACAGTTGGAAATTTCTTACAAGGCAGGGTACTCCCCTGATATATTCGCCTCTTAGTTCTAAACCCAGGGCCACTGACAGGGCCGTCCAAAGTATCTGCAGAGAATAAACTTTGTTAGGAaatcagttttgaagaaatatctAACGACTACTGAGATTATTTGAACAAAACCTTGTGTATGGTATGGTCAATTACATTTAAGGGACTCTTCAcgttaaaatttcgaaataaatatataaaattgcTTTTGAGTTGAGACAAAATCATTtatatctaatgaaaaaattttcgaaaaacatgaGTTCATTATAAGATTATAAGTTCATTTCTAATTTTCGAAGTTGTTTACAGCGTTCATGATTCAAACGCTTAACTAATCGAATTGCCAAATGCTCCAATGTCAAATCCACGACTGGGCTCTCCATTGACAAACTCCTACAGAATAGTAGAAGTAGTTTTAGTAAACCAGTAAACTTTATTGTCAAATAACGTAGATGAAAGTCAATGTACAAGACCTTGAAACACCTTCAAGTGTGTGGTGCCAGCAGTACCACCCGAGAGTACCAGCTGCCTCACGCAAAATGTTACACTTATAAGGCGCAACATACACGTGGATATTTATCGCGAGGTAAATCCGGACTTTGATGCACAAGTTTCTTGGGATTTTCGTACATTGAAGTTATAATGACATCGAAAACTCAATATAAACTGCCCATCTGTCTTCCAGAGTGTCTCTAGAACCGAAAGAGTTCCTAAACGTACTTTTTGTGACGGATTTGCCGTACGAGAAGTCTTCCCGCCGGCCTTTAGGCTAACCGTCGAGTTCTGTGCTCTCGTTTTGACCTCGATGTGTTCGAAAATACACTTCCTTTCAATGGGACGGCTCGCGTGCTCGGAATTGCAGAAACCCAGCGGTCTATTGATAAGAGAACCAGATAGGGAACAGTCTACTTCAGTATCAATCATAATTTTGGGCGTTGGTCCAAGACAGTTCAGGGTGACGCGACTATCCGTCATATCTGCAGCTCTCGACCTGTTCTTGGGAATGCGCCAGTTTCCTGTTGAGGGTGGAGTATTTTGAACGTGGGGTCCAAGGgtaaacaaacaaacaacacGAGTCGGTGTTGCGACTCAACTGATAAGGAATCTGTCGAGTGGGAAGGCCGAAAatcaggaagaagaagaagaaaatatgtATTTTCTATGTGAAAAATTGGGATATGCTTTTGAATGCACTCTACCGCTCATACGAACTTGATAAATTcgattatataatatttttggcGCTTCAATATTCAATTCTATTGCAATATACACTTGAATTGATGAAATGAAGCATTGTAAACAAGTCGAATTGACTGAGTATGGAGGACAGTCTTCTACAATCTTTCAAGCTCCTTTTTTAAACATTAATTTACAGTAATTCGTAATTGAATGTTGacatttgttttttaatttactcatataatattttttagtaTGAACTGTTATCGATCTTGAATTTAACCTCAACTAACCTGAAATTCAGGAAGTCGATTTTGACAGCTGAAACAGGAATTTCGCGAATACAATATGCGATATAAATGATAATTAATAAGCAAAAAGTGGTCGAATAAGTGTGAAGGCTTCGTGGTAATTACCAAATTAATAAATTAGAGTCAGAATCATCACAcgattcaaatttaattattttttcttaaagccatcaaaattcattcaaattggatTCTTCTATCAATGGTTTGCTTGATTTGCTGGCGTATCACCATAGTTCAATGCCGTAAGACCATATGGGTTTGATCACCGTTTTGTATATCAAGACTTGGTTGTCTAGTATCAATTCAGATTTTCTTTCGATACCTCTTTTTGATGGTGTTGttccaattattattattcgtctAAATATAAACCTAAGCATCGTACTGATGACATTTTCTGCATAGGTTTATTATAGAATTTGACTGCTGGACACTTTTTTCTCAATGTAAATGTTAACTGGGTTGATTTGGACTCTTAAGTTCCCATCTTTCAAACCATTTTGCAGCATGTTTAGGTGGTTTTGTAGGATAAGTTGGCTTGACTcgatttaagatatttattgtttgacttgatatcaagctatttgatattacttgagcttgatatgcacgcgtcgcacggcatatatttctgcagtctcgtgcgcgcttagactaaataaggggattcct
This window contains:
- the LOC123683370 gene encoding protein spaetzle 3, with the translated sequence MSLLNYSVPSPYFGTPNPATNFYQPPQPSVLPPFPPNVQPYHYPRPQKPFLEEEFPPPQYRGHHTTPQSTPSPPPPSLGYPYGIPTDNNSGTTHVHHNTHHHGGPPEADYDYGDEDSSLVPPVTPIQGPIYVKNGSVPVVPLYSYPVLNNGTLVQIPILWTALSVALGLELRGEYIRGVPCLVRNFQLFCPRAGNTYPLDRIELFIDENKALMKRMYGEFDMGIFPNGPTGNKRKRSTKPGVPDLHFDPGPEPLRGADSFLGKIRAPRQTFRNNQSSETGKVDACQSKVEIITPYWASNSAGKIRAIVNTQHFEQAIHQETCAKVRTNRCSGDCGCEQKYKWHRLLAYDPDNDCKGIFMDWFLFPSCCVCRCNPN